The following coding sequences are from one Acipenser ruthenus chromosome 7, fAciRut3.2 maternal haplotype, whole genome shotgun sequence window:
- the LOC117414968 gene encoding cytochrome c oxidase subunit 7A2, mitochondrial-like, protein MRNLLGLQRLAFRSFSSTARNQLKNKVPENQKIFQEDNGLPVHIKGGTVDVLLYRFTMAITLGGTGFSLYWLLAASQPRRK, encoded by the exons ATGAGGAACTTACtg GGTCTGCAGAGGCTGGCGTTTCGGTCCTTTTCCTCGACAGCAAGGAACCAGCTGAAGAACAAAGTGCCAGAGAACCAGAAGATATTCCAG GAGGATAACGGGCTCCCGGTCCACATCAAGGGGGGCACGGTGGACGTGCTGCTCTATCGCTTCACAATGGCCATCACTCTCGGAG gaaCTGGGTTTTCCCTCTATTGGCTTCTAGCCGCCTCTCAGCCCAGGAGGAAATAA